One genomic window of Spirochaetota bacterium includes the following:
- the rpsS gene encoding 30S ribosomal protein S19: MARSIKKGPYIDIRLFRKIEEMNSSNTKRAIKTWSRRSTIFPEMIGHTLMVYNGKVFIPVYITENMVGHKLGEFSPTRTYRGHTSKDDKIARRKR, encoded by the coding sequence ATGGCTAGATCAATTAAAAAGGGGCCATATATAGATATTCGGCTCTTTAGAAAAATAGAAGAGATGAATTCTTCTAACACTAAAAGGGCTATTAAGACTTGGTCAAGGCGATCAACAATATTTCCTGAGATGATAGGCCATACTTTAATGGTCTATAATGGAAAGGTTTTTATCCCAGTGTATATTACAGAGAATATGGTGGGTCATAAACTGGGTGAGTTCTCTCCTACAAGGACATATAGAGGACATACAAGCAAGGATGATAAGATAGCGAGGAGAAAGAGGTAA
- the rplC gene encoding 50S ribosomal protein L3 codes for MGKALIGRKLGMSELFCDDGRVVPVTVCELGPCVVVQKKTVQRDGYSSIKLGYIDAKEKALSKPIMDDLKKKGILPKKIFREVDAFDNSLDVGSVITCNIFQESDIVNVTGMSKGKGFTGVVKRHGFRGGRKSHGSKFHRAPGSIGGCAYPGEVWKGKKLAGRHGNKKVTTKNLNIVKIFEDKNVVLISGAIPGRKNSIITVCERA; via the coding sequence ATGGGAAAAGCTCTAATTGGTAGAAAACTTGGAATGAGCGAGTTATTTTGTGATGATGGTAGGGTCGTTCCAGTGACTGTATGTGAATTGGGACCTTGTGTTGTGGTTCAAAAAAAGACAGTCCAAAGGGATGGGTATTCATCCATTAAGCTTGGCTATATTGATGCTAAGGAGAAGGCATTATCAAAGCCAATTATGGATGATTTAAAGAAAAAAGGAATATTGCCAAAGAAAATTTTCAGAGAGGTTGATGCTTTTGATAATTCCTTAGACGTGGGTAGTGTGATAACATGTAATATTTTTCAGGAAAGCGATATAGTTAATGTAACAGGCATGTCAAAGGGTAAGGGTTTTACCGGTGTTGTTAAAAGGCATGGATTTAGAGGGGGGAGGAAGAGCCACGGTTCGAAATTTCATAGAGCGCCCGGTTCGATAGGGGGGTGTGCTTATCCTGGCGAGGTATGGAAGGGGAAGAAATTAGCAGGAAGGCATGGTAATAAGAAGGTGACGACGAAAAACCTAAATATTGTAAAGATATTTGAGGATAAAAATGTAGTTCTAATTTCAGGTGCTATACCTGGTCGAAAAAATTCGATAATCACTGTATGCGAGAGGGCATGA
- the rpsJ gene encoding 30S ribosomal protein S10 yields the protein MGEQRIRVKLRSFDSTILDQSAAKIVLTTRRSGARVAGPIPLPTKIERFCVLKSPHVNKKSREQFEIRTHKRLIDIIDPNSDTVEALMKLELPAGVSVDIKS from the coding sequence ATCGGTGAACAACGAATTCGAGTAAAACTACGTTCCTTTGATTCAACTATTTTGGATCAATCGGCGGCTAAAATAGTGTTGACCACAAGGAGGAGTGGTGCAAGGGTGGCTGGGCCGATTCCCCTGCCAACCAAGATTGAGAGATTTTGTGTTTTGAAATCACCGCACGTAAACAAGAAATCGAGAGAACAATTTGAAATTAGAACTCATAAGCGTTTAATTGATATTATTGATCCTAATTCAGATACTGTTGAAGCGCTTATGAAGTTGGAACTCCCCGCCGGTGTGTCTGTTGATATTAAATCCTAG
- the rpsC gene encoding 30S ribosomal protein S3, which yields MGQKVNPIGLRVGIIRTWDSIWHEQKDLYVKYFHEDLAIREFIEKKHQNAGIAKVIIERFPDRVNVNIHAARPGILIGRKGIDIEAMKKDIQKIASKSVYINIIEVKKVERNSKLIAEQISIQVRGRFPYRRAIKQAIAGAIRGGALGIKVTISGRLNGAEMARTESYKEGRIPLHTLRADIDYGFAEALTTFGLIGVKVWIYNGDILEHKDELEEDKYTVQRKLQ from the coding sequence ATGGGACAAAAAGTCAATCCAATAGGCCTTAGAGTTGGCATAATTAGAACATGGGATTCTATTTGGCATGAACAGAAGGATTTATACGTCAAATATTTTCATGAAGATCTAGCCATACGGGAGTTTATTGAGAAGAAGCATCAAAATGCGGGGATTGCTAAAGTCATTATTGAAAGGTTCCCAGACAGAGTCAATGTCAATATACATGCTGCAAGGCCAGGAATTCTTATAGGTAGGAAAGGAATTGATATTGAAGCAATGAAGAAGGATATTCAGAAGATTGCTTCCAAGTCTGTATACATAAATATTATTGAAGTAAAAAAGGTTGAGAGAAACTCAAAATTAATAGCTGAGCAGATATCAATTCAAGTAAGGGGTAGATTCCCCTACAGAAGAGCAATAAAGCAGGCCATAGCCGGAGCCATTAGGGGTGGGGCGCTGGGTATCAAGGTTACCATATCTGGCAGATTAAATGGGGCTGAGATGGCTAGAACTGAATCATACAAAGAGGGGCGGATCCCTTTGCATACCCTTAGAGCTGATATTGATTACGGATTTGCAGAGGCTTTGACAACATTTGGTTTGATTGGTGTGAAGGTTTGGATATATAATGGCGATATTTTGGAACATAAGGATGAACTTGAAGAGGATAAATACACTGTTCAGAGAAAATTGCAGTAA
- the tuf gene encoding elongation factor Tu: MAKEKFDRSKPHVNVGTIGHIDHGKTTLTSAITKCLTNAVGAGNKAIDFDQIDNAPEEKARGITIATSHQEYETANRHYAHVDCPGHADYIKNMITGAAQMDAAVLVVAATDGPMPQTKEHVLLARQVNVPQIVVFLNKVDMLDPSDRDELIELVEMEVRELLSKYDFPGDDIPIVAGSALQAMECGCGNKDCDKCESILKLAEALDDYILEPQRDRDKPFLMPIEDIFSITGRGTVVTGRIERGIVKTGEEIEIVGFVDTRKTVVTGVEMFRKILDEGIAGDNVGCLLRGIGKDEVERGQVLAKTGSITPHKKFESEVYVLSKEEGGRHTPFFSNYRPQFYFRTTDVTGIIQLPEGVEMVMPGDNIKMVVDLITPIALEETLRFAIREGGKTVGAGVVTKIID; this comes from the coding sequence ATGGCAAAAGAAAAGTTTGATAGGTCCAAGCCCCATGTTAATGTTGGGACGATTGGTCATATCGATCATGGCAAGACTACGTTGACCTCAGCAATAACTAAGTGTTTGACCAATGCCGTTGGAGCAGGCAACAAGGCGATTGACTTTGATCAAATTGATAATGCGCCTGAAGAGAAGGCAAGGGGTATAACGATTGCAACTTCGCACCAGGAGTATGAGACAGCGAATAGGCATTATGCTCATGTTGATTGTCCTGGACATGCTGACTATATTAAAAATATGATTACTGGTGCGGCTCAGATGGATGCCGCTGTTTTAGTTGTCGCAGCGACTGATGGGCCAATGCCGCAGACAAAGGAGCATGTGCTTCTGGCGAGACAGGTGAATGTGCCACAGATCGTAGTCTTTCTCAATAAAGTTGATATGCTTGATCCATCCGACAGGGATGAGTTGATTGAGCTTGTTGAGATGGAAGTTCGAGAATTACTTAGTAAATATGACTTCCCTGGGGATGATATTCCAATTGTAGCGGGTTCAGCGTTGCAAGCAATGGAGTGTGGATGTGGAAATAAAGATTGTGACAAGTGTGAATCTATTTTAAAATTAGCTGAAGCATTAGATGATTATATATTGGAGCCACAGAGGGATAGAGATAAGCCATTCTTGATGCCCATAGAGGATATATTTTCAATCACAGGCAGGGGAACCGTTGTTACTGGAAGGATTGAGAGGGGAATTGTAAAAACTGGGGAAGAGATTGAAATAGTAGGTTTTGTCGATACGAGGAAGACGGTCGTGACCGGTGTTGAGATGTTTCGCAAGATACTTGATGAAGGGATTGCAGGTGATAATGTAGGGTGTTTGCTTCGAGGAATAGGCAAGGATGAGGTGGAGAGAGGCCAAGTGTTGGCAAAAACAGGATCAATTACACCTCATAAAAAATTTGAATCAGAGGTCTATGTATTGTCAAAGGAAGAGGGTGGGCGGCATACGCCATTTTTTTCCAACTACAGACCGCAGTTCTATTTTAGAACCACCGATGTCACAGGCATTATTCAATTGCCAGAGGGTGTGGAGATGGTGATGCCTGGTGATAATATAAAGATGGTGGTTGATTTAATAACACCCATAGCCCTGGAGGAGACCTTGAGGTTTGCCATTCGAGAAGGTGGTAAAACTGTAGGGGCGGGTGTTGTGACTAAGATAATTGATTGA
- the rplD gene encoding 50S ribosomal protein L4, producing the protein MIRMDVDKYSIDGEVIGSVELSESVFKAKVNDVLIYELIRALNTNRRQGTHSTKERRDVRGGGAKPWRQKGTGRARHGSIRSPQWRGGGVVFGPKPRSYRVQLPKKMKREAYRSIFSLKATEGSIKVVEDFKIESGKTKEIARIGTNLQIGRGVLVTHDEDPMLKRAIRNIPWFVYNNAKRISSRDILYSQTVLFTESAVKIINDEFAK; encoded by the coding sequence ATGATAAGGATGGACGTGGACAAGTATTCCATTGATGGAGAGGTGATAGGGAGTGTTGAACTCTCTGAAAGCGTGTTTAAGGCTAAGGTTAATGATGTTTTGATATACGAGTTGATAAGGGCGTTAAATACTAACCGAAGACAGGGTACACACTCGACAAAGGAGCGTCGGGATGTCAGGGGTGGGGGTGCAAAGCCCTGGAGGCAGAAGGGTACAGGTAGAGCAAGGCATGGAAGCATAAGGTCTCCCCAGTGGAGGGGCGGTGGTGTTGTGTTTGGACCAAAGCCAAGGAGTTATCGTGTTCAATTGCCCAAAAAGATGAAAAGGGAGGCCTATAGGTCCATCTTTTCCTTAAAAGCGACGGAAGGATCAATAAAGGTAGTAGAGGATTTTAAGATTGAAAGCGGGAAGACAAAGGAGATAGCACGTATTGGAACAAACCTGCAGATTGGTAGGGGTGTGCTTGTGACTCATGATGAAGATCCCATGCTTAAGAGAGCTATAAGGAATATTCCTTGGTTTGTATATAATAATGCGAAAAGGATATCTAGCAGAGATATATTATATTCCCAAACAGTACTCTTTACTGAGAGCGCAGTGAAGATCATCAATGATGAATTTGCTAAGTAG
- the rplV gene encoding 50S ribosomal protein L22: MDVRAISRYNRISASKARLVANEIRGYSFREAVETLKAITKKASGMILKTLYSAGANAKYKNPDILEDDLYIKKICIDEGPTLKRYMPRARGRATRIRKRTSTIMIVLSDQE, translated from the coding sequence ATGGACGTCAGAGCAATATCCCGTTACAATAGGATATCCGCCTCAAAGGCAAGGCTTGTAGCAAATGAAATAAGGGGATATTCTTTTCGTGAAGCAGTAGAAACCTTGAAGGCTATTACAAAGAAGGCGTCAGGGATGATATTAAAAACCCTATATTCAGCTGGCGCAAATGCTAAATACAAAAATCCTGATATTTTAGAAGATGATCTATATATTAAAAAAATATGTATTGATGAGGGACCTACATTAAAGAGATATATGCCCAGAGCTCGAGGAAGGGCGACAAGAATAAGAAAGCGTACCAGCACCATAATGATTGTATTGTCTGATCAGGAATAA
- the rplW gene encoding 50S ribosomal protein L23, with translation MNYNDILVKPVVSEKTTVMSEENKYVFRVSMKANKHLVKKAVKEIYNVNPVKVNVMNVRGRRKRVRYQYGYTSGWKKAIVTLREGDKIELFEHQ, from the coding sequence ATGAATTATAATGACATATTGGTCAAACCAGTGGTTTCAGAAAAGACTACTGTTATGTCAGAAGAAAATAAATATGTTTTTCGTGTGTCGATGAAAGCCAATAAACATCTTGTTAAAAAGGCTGTTAAGGAGATTTATAACGTTAATCCTGTTAAGGTTAATGTCATGAATGTAAGGGGACGTCGTAAAAGGGTTCGATACCAATATGGTTACACTTCAGGCTGGAAAAAGGCAATAGTAACATTGCGAGAGGGAGATAAGATTGAGCTTTTTGAGCATCAGTAA
- the rplP gene encoding 50S ribosomal protein L16, translating to MLMPKRTKHRKRQRGRMKGKAYRGSKIIYGEFALKSLECGRISNRQIEAARIAISRKVKRGGKLWIRIFPDYPYTKKPAETRMGKGKGNPEGWYAIIKPGRILFGLAGVDEELARAALRLASFKLPVKTKIVSRDD from the coding sequence ATGTTAATGCCAAAGAGAACAAAACATAGGAAGAGACAGCGTGGTAGGATGAAGGGTAAGGCCTATAGAGGATCAAAGATTATCTATGGTGAATTTGCATTAAAATCCCTTGAGTGTGGTAGGATATCGAATAGACAGATTGAAGCTGCTCGAATTGCGATCTCAAGAAAGGTAAAGAGGGGCGGTAAGCTTTGGATACGTATTTTCCCTGATTACCCATATACTAAGAAACCAGCAGAAACAAGAATGGGGAAGGGTAAGGGCAATCCTGAAGGATGGTATGCCATAATAAAACCTGGAAGAATACTCTTTGGGCTTGCTGGTGTTGATGAAGAACTGGCAAGGGCGGCCTTGAGGTTAGCCTCTTTCAAATTGCCTGTAAAGACGAAGATCGTATCTCGAGATGATTAG
- the rpsQ gene encoding 30S ribosomal protein S17 translates to MMPNKKRISGKVVSNKMDKTIVVEVERLLMHSLYNKSMVRAKRVLSHDERNECSIGDMVIIEETRPISKEKRYRLIEVTQKVQ, encoded by the coding sequence ATGATGCCTAATAAAAAGCGTATATCTGGAAAGGTCGTTAGCAATAAGATGGATAAGACAATAGTCGTAGAGGTAGAGAGATTGCTAATGCACTCTTTATATAATAAATCTATGGTTAGGGCCAAGCGTGTATTGAGTCATGATGAGAGGAATGAGTGTTCCATTGGAGATATGGTTATAATTGAAGAAACACGACCAATTTCAAAAGAGAAGAGATATAGATTGATTGAAGTTACTCAAAAGGTTCAGTAG
- the rpmC gene encoding 50S ribosomal protein L29 produces MKGKLEELSIEELNRSLAETKEELRKERFSSVTSRLENPKKIGYLKKHIARILTLKKEYELGIRLLRGK; encoded by the coding sequence ATGAAGGGCAAGTTAGAAGAGTTGAGTATTGAAGAGCTAAACAGGAGCTTAGCTGAGACAAAAGAGGAGTTGAGAAAGGAGAGGTTTAGTAGTGTCACCAGCAGGCTTGAAAATCCAAAGAAAATAGGATACCTAAAGAAGCATATAGCAAGGATATTGACCCTAAAAAAGGAATATGAATTGGGTATTAGATTACTTAGGGGTAAATAG
- the fusA gene encoding elongation factor G, with product MGRELPISRTRNIGIMAHIDAGKTTLTERILYYTGKTYKMGEVHNGTAEMDWMVQEKERGITITAASTTCFWKNARINLIDTPGHVDFTVEVERSLRVLDSSIAVFDAVGGVEPQSETVWRQADRYNIPRICFINKMDRIGADFGRCVEMIKGKLFSVPLILQIPIGSGEDFVGVVDIVEMKALVWRDALGEEYEEVQIPNDLSDEAERNRERLIENLAEHDDEIMKKYVDGIIPLVEEIREAIRRVTIDSALFPVFCGSALKNRGVQPLLDAIVDYLPSPKDMKSIEGHDWKNFDKIIKRDANDKEKFCALVFKIATDAYVGKLSYIRVYSGHIKTGDQVFNVSMNKMERIGRILRMHANEREDVEEVYTGDIVAVVGLKSARTGDSLASRDAPILLEEMLFPEPVISKSFEPKTKADLEKFHKALARLEEEDPTFIVRHDPDSSETLIYGMGELHLEVITDRLLREFSIHANVGNPQVAYRETITRKSVSEYKYTKQIGGNEQYGHVIIEMEPLKPGTGFVFNNNIMNGEIPEMFIPHIRDGLLDAMKAGVLAGYEMVDIKISLLGGSFIDGNSVDVAYRISANMALKDGARKGEPTLLEPIMKLEVVSPDEYTGDIINDINSRRGKIDGIDMMGHLKIINAYVPLSEVFGYTTSLRSKSQGRATHTLQFSHYDIVPRNIVENIIGRLTGREF from the coding sequence ATGGGCAGAGAGTTGCCAATTAGCAGAACAAGAAATATAGGGATTATGGCCCATATTGATGCAGGTAAGACCACCCTAACTGAAAGGATTCTATATTATACTGGTAAGACCTATAAGATGGGTGAAGTGCATAATGGCACTGCTGAGATGGATTGGATGGTTCAGGAGAAGGAGAGGGGGATTACTATTACAGCAGCATCAACTACCTGCTTCTGGAAGAATGCTCGAATAAACCTAATAGACACTCCAGGGCATGTGGATTTTACCGTTGAGGTGGAGAGGAGCTTACGGGTTTTGGATTCTTCTATTGCAGTTTTTGATGCTGTCGGAGGGGTTGAGCCTCAATCGGAGACTGTATGGAGGCAGGCGGATAGGTATAATATACCCAGAATTTGTTTCATCAATAAGATGGATAGAATAGGGGCTGATTTCGGTAGATGTGTAGAGATGATTAAGGGGAAATTGTTTTCTGTACCCTTGATTCTTCAGATACCTATAGGCTCAGGTGAAGATTTTGTAGGAGTTGTTGATATTGTTGAAATGAAGGCCCTTGTTTGGAGGGATGCCCTAGGCGAAGAGTATGAGGAGGTCCAAATTCCAAATGACTTGAGTGATGAAGCTGAGAGGAATAGGGAGAGGTTAATTGAGAATTTGGCAGAGCATGACGATGAGATTATGAAGAAATATGTGGATGGGATCATCCCTTTAGTTGAAGAGATTAGGGAAGCGATAAGGAGAGTCACAATCGATTCAGCCCTCTTTCCGGTCTTCTGTGGAAGCGCCTTGAAGAACAGGGGTGTGCAGCCATTATTAGATGCTATAGTTGACTATCTTCCATCTCCAAAGGATATGAAGTCTATAGAGGGACATGATTGGAAGAATTTTGATAAGATCATAAAGAGGGATGCTAATGATAAGGAGAAATTCTGCGCGTTGGTTTTTAAGATAGCCACTGATGCCTATGTGGGTAAGTTGTCATACATAAGGGTATATTCAGGACATATTAAAACCGGAGACCAGGTGTTTAATGTGTCAATGAATAAAATGGAGAGGATAGGTAGAATTTTGCGAATGCATGCAAATGAAAGGGAGGATGTTGAGGAGGTGTATACTGGAGATATTGTCGCTGTTGTTGGATTGAAATCTGCAAGGACCGGCGATTCCCTTGCGAGTAGAGACGCACCGATCTTGTTGGAGGAGATGTTATTCCCTGAACCAGTAATCTCTAAGAGTTTTGAGCCAAAGACAAAGGCAGATTTGGAAAAATTCCACAAAGCATTAGCACGCCTGGAAGAAGAGGATCCGACCTTCATTGTCCGTCATGATCCTGATAGCAGCGAGACACTAATATATGGAATGGGTGAATTGCATCTTGAGGTTATTACAGACAGGTTATTACGGGAGTTCAGTATTCATGCTAATGTAGGAAATCCCCAAGTAGCCTATAGAGAGACTATTACAAGAAAGAGTGTATCCGAATATAAATATACAAAACAGATTGGAGGGAATGAGCAATATGGGCATGTTATAATAGAGATGGAGCCATTGAAGCCAGGAACGGGATTTGTTTTTAATAATAATATAATGAATGGTGAGATACCTGAGATGTTTATCCCTCATATTAGGGATGGGCTACTAGATGCTATGAAGGCAGGTGTATTGGCGGGATACGAGATGGTAGATATTAAGATATCTTTATTGGGAGGGTCATTTATTGATGGGAATTCTGTTGATGTTGCTTATCGGATTTCAGCTAATATGGCGTTGAAGGATGGGGCAAGGAAGGGGGAGCCAACCCTGCTTGAGCCTATTATGAAACTTGAGGTTGTTTCCCCTGATGAGTATACAGGGGATATTATCAATGATATTAATAGCAGGAGAGGCAAGATTGATGGGATAGACATGATGGGCCATTTGAAGATAATAAATGCTTATGTTCCTTTGTCTGAGGTTTTCGGATATACGACCAGTTTACGATCAAAGAGTCAGGGACGCGCAACGCATACCCTTCAATTCAGTCATTATGATATTGTGCCAAGAAACATTGTTGAAAATATTATTGGCAGATTGACCGGGAGGGAATTCTAA
- the rplB gene encoding 50S ribosomal protein L2, producing MGIKKFKPVTPTLRYKTVLTFDEITTDKPLKSLCTGKKEYAGRGFKGQISVRRRGGGHKRKYRAIDFKRDKYMIEGLVKTIEYDPNRSANIALIAYRDGEKRYIIAPDTLKVDDRIMSGEGAEIKVGNALPLKKIPLGTSIYNIELHRGKGGQLSRSAGTSAHITAKEGNYTLVKLPSGELRKIHKECYATIGEVGNKDHVNIDIGKAGRSRWLNKRPKVRGVAMNPVDHPLGGGEGKASGGRHPVSPTGVPTKGYKTRKKNKYSNKMILKRRK from the coding sequence ATGGGGATAAAAAAATTTAAGCCTGTCACGCCAACATTAAGATATAAAACAGTACTCACCTTTGATGAGATTACTACTGATAAGCCTTTAAAAAGTCTATGCACTGGGAAGAAAGAGTATGCAGGAAGGGGTTTTAAGGGTCAGATATCTGTTCGCAGAAGGGGAGGGGGGCATAAGAGGAAATATAGGGCAATAGATTTTAAGAGAGATAAATATATGATTGAGGGACTGGTGAAGACAATTGAGTATGATCCAAATAGATCTGCAAATATAGCACTGATAGCCTATAGGGATGGTGAAAAAAGATATATTATTGCTCCTGACACCCTCAAGGTAGATGATAGGATAATGTCTGGCGAAGGTGCGGAGATTAAAGTAGGGAATGCGCTTCCACTTAAGAAGATTCCACTTGGGACAAGCATATATAATATTGAACTGCATAGGGGAAAAGGGGGTCAGCTTTCCAGATCGGCTGGCACCTCGGCTCATATAACAGCAAAGGAGGGAAACTATACTCTAGTAAAGTTGCCCTCAGGTGAATTAAGAAAAATACATAAGGAATGTTATGCGACTATTGGAGAGGTAGGGAATAAGGATCACGTTAACATCGATATTGGCAAGGCTGGGAGATCGAGGTGGTTGAATAAACGGCCAAAGGTTAGGGGTGTTGCAATGAATCCAGTAGATCATCCCCTTGGTGGAGGGGAGGGTAAGGCCTCAGGTGGTAGGCATCCAGTATCTCCAACAGGAGTTCCGACAAAGGGCTATAAGACAAGGAAGAAGAACAAATACAGCAATAAAATGATATTAAAGCGAAGGAAATAG